ccttctgttttaCAGCTCCTACAGAAAATCAAGCAAGTGAACTTCACCCTATACAACAGCCGCATCTCTTTTGATGCCAACGGAGACATTCGTAAAGGCTACAACATCATCATGTGGAACTGGAGCGGCACGAACTGGGCGTTCGACGTGATAGGAAAGTTCAGTATAAACCCCGACCGGTTGAGCATTGACCAGGGCAGAATGCTGTGGCACACCAAAGATCACCAGGTACCGTTCTGTCTCCAGATCTTATTTATTGCTTACTGCTGAGCCAGCTGCACCCCCAACACCACCAGGCCTGGCGTGTTTCCccagagcagaacaaaaccGGGGTGGTATAGAGGGAGAATCCACATCCTGAGCATCGGCTTTCATCCTGCCAAACAACAAGCAGGGCACACAAACCTAAAACGCTCCCAGGTCCCACTTTTATCGTTAAAAGGACCCATTTTCTCTGTAAGAACCACAACGTTGCGAGCTCTCGGCTCCGGCCCAGGCTCTGTCCAGGAAGCCGGCAGTGAGCTGCATGCACGCAGGCAAGCCCGGCCCTGGCGCTCAGCGAGGTGCCCGGCTGCCCGCCTGACCCTCGCCACGCTCCCGGCAGGCTCCCACCTCGATCTGCTCCCAGGCCTGTCAGCCAGGAGAGAAGCGGCTGCAGCAGAGTCGCCACCGGTGCTGCTTCAGCTGCGTGGCCTGTCCGGCAGGAACCTTCCTGAACAGATCTGGTCAGTACGGCGGGGTGCGCTCCCTCCCTTGCCCACACCCGGCTCCCCACTTCTGCTCCACCATTCCCTCAGGCTCTTCCCTCTcactctctcttcctccccgtGGTTTGTAAAACCCTCAGAGCTGACTGTGGGTATGCAAAGCCTGTGCCCTGTGCCTTCTGGGGAGCTGCTCACACCTGGGTGCAGGCGGCCAAACGGCCAGCGGAGCCGGTGCCGGCACAGCCCCTTTTCCAGCGGTCAGCAGACACAGGCATCCAGCCACACAGCCGCTTCCTGCGCCGCATCCTCCGGGAGGGAAATTCAGCCCGGTGGTTGTCTTTGTGTCCCGGGAGGCACTCTCGGGGCTTCCGCACCATGTGGTCATATGGAAATGCCCCTATGGAAATGTGCCCTGCCTGGGGCAGGCAGCGGGAATCTCCTGTCTCTGAGTCACCAGCCACAGTTTGAAGGCCCTCGCCGATAGACCGCTGGTCactcagcagccccagcccgCGCTCCGGATCATGGGGTGGAAATGGCATCTCCGCGTGCCAGCGATCAGCGTTCCCGTCCCAGAGCGCTGCTGGTGGAAGGCGGGCTGCTCCAGATCCGTCCCGGCCTTTGCAGATGCACAAGCCCCTTCCCCCTCAGCCCACTCACCCCTGAGCCCTGGCTCACCTTACCCCTGCCAGCCTCCTGCCTCCCAGCCCAAGCAACAGAATTCCAGGAAGTCCATGGGGGTGGAATTTTGGGAAAGAGGCCCTCCCCACTCCCCAAGGCTTGGAAGCTCCCGAGGAGAATGCCCCGGGGCCTGGGGCTGCGAGGGGGGTGCTGCACTGTGGCTGATCTCTTACCGGGGCGTGCAAGGTGCCCGTCAGCGCCCGGCTCCTGTCCTCTGCAGACCTCTACAGCTGCCAGTCCTGCAGGCTGGACGAATGGGCCCCGCCGAGGAGTGAAGTGTGCTTCAGCCGCACCGTTGAGTTCCTGTCCTGGTCTGAGCCCATCTCCTTGGTGCTGCTGACCACTACCATCCTCCTCCTGGTGCTCATGGCAGGGCTGGCCGTCCTCTTTGCCATGAATGCTTCCACACCGGTAGCGAAATCTGCGGGAGGGAAGATGTGCTTCCTCATGCTGGGCGCTCTGGCCTGCACCTGCAGCAGCCTCCTCTGCTACATTGGGGAGCCCACCCGGCCCAAGTACCTGCTGCGGCTCTCTGTCTTTGCCATCAGCTTCACCCTCTTCCTCTCATGTGTGGCCACGCGCTCCTTCCAGATCATCTGCATCTTCAAGCTGAACGCGCGCTGGCCGGCTCTCTACGAGGCGTGGGTTCGGCGTCGGGGCCCAGTGCTCTTCGTGGCCACCACCACGGCGgcccaggctgtgctgtgcctggCCATGGAGGCCGCCAACCCCTCAGTGCCGCACAGGGACTACAGCTCATTGGCCGAGCGGGTGCTGCTGGAGTGTGGCCCCAGCACAGCGGTGAACGAGACGACGGCCATCGGCTACACTGTGCTGCTCAGCGCCTGCTGCTTCATCCTCAGCTATGCAGGCAAGGACCTGCCCGCCAGCTACAACGAGGCCAAGTGCCTCACCTGCgccctgctcctgcacctcACCTGCTCCGCTGCCATCTTCTGCACGCAGAGGGCCTTCCGCGGGCGGAATGAGGCAATAGTCCGGGCGCTGGGGGTCCTCTGCACGCTGGCTTCGCTGCTAGGCGGCTATTTCCTCCCGAAGGCCTTCATTATCCTGTTACGGCCGCACCTCAACACCAACGAGCACTTCCAGATGGCGATCCAGCGTTACACGCGGCGCCTGGCCGATTCCTGAGCCGCTGAGAGGAGGCGGAAAGCCTGACCTGCCGCCGCTTGAGCCGCCGGGGCCGCGATCTCCGCCGGAGGCCCCACCTCGCCGCCTCCTGAACCACCGAGGGAGGCGAGAAGCCCACTCTTCGCCGCCGCCGAGGGCCGAGGGcctccccctccacctcctgaGCCTCCGGGGGATGCGAGGGGCCCCATCTCGGCCGCCGGGGACTGGTGGACCCGGTCTCCGGAGCCGCAGAACGCTCAGTCCTTTGCCACACGAGAGGCGCTCCCTCTGACGTCACATCCGGCGCAGCAGCTGACCCTCCTCGGCGCTGCGTCGCGCTGCGTGACGCCACTTCCGGCGCCGATGGCGGGGCGATGGCGGCGGCGCACAGCGTGCGGGTGCTGCGGGAGCTGAACCGGCAGCGCGCGGCAGGGCAGTTCTGCGACGCCACGCTGGGCGTGGGCGGCCGCGAGTTCCGCGCCCACTGGCCGGTGCTCGCCAGCTGCTCGCGCTTCTTCCGCTCGCGCGGCCCCGGCGGCCCCGTGGCGCTGCCCGAGGCGCTGGCCGACACCTTCCAGCTGCTTCTCGACTTCTTCTACACCGGCCGCCTCGCGCTTACCGCGCACAACCGCGCCCGCCTGCTGGCCGCCGCCGAGCAGCTCGGCGTGCCCGACGCCGTGGCGCTCTGCAGGGCCTTCCGCCCCGCCCGCCCGCGACCGGGCACCGCCGAGCCGCCGCCGCCACGCCGCGACGGGGTGCGAGGGGGACGTGGGGGCGGCCCCGCAGGGCGTGAGGGGACGGGGGGGTGGCAGCCCGCGGTGCGTGAGGGGACACCCGGGATGGCAGGGGGGTGGTGGCCCTGCAGTGCGTGAGGGGACAAGAGGGGGGGGTGGCCTTGTAGTGCGTGAGGGGACaagaggggtgggggggtggtGGCCCTGTAGTGCgtgaggggacaggagggatgggggattGGTGGCCCCACAGTGCATGGGAAgacaggagggatgggggggttGGGAGGATGGTGGCCCCACAGTGCATGAGGGGACATGAGGGATGGGGGGTGGTGGCCCTGTGGTGCGTGAGGGGACACGGGAGATGGGGGTTGGTGGCCCCCTAGGTCatgaggggacaggagggatgggggagtGGTGGCCCCGCAGTGCgtgaggggacatgggggatggcagggggggtggcagccccacagcccagTGGTGCCAAGGGGACAGAAGGGATAAGAGGGtggcagcagccccacagcccagcATTATGTGAGGGGACAAGGGAGATAATGGGgtggcagcagccctgcagtcCATGAGGGGATACAGGGCCTGATGGGGGGCTGACGGCCCCGCAGTATATGAGG
This genomic stretch from Cuculus canorus isolate bCucCan1 chromosome 21, bCucCan1.pri, whole genome shotgun sequence harbors:
- the TAS1R1 gene encoding taste receptor type 1 member 1 — encoded protein: MPLPALLLVCAVASAASPRGRSPLRLAGLFPMHGAPPPAARPALPLCDRPAAFKNHGYCLSQAMRFALEEINNSSCLLPGISLGYDIHDTCSEPASLRATLRALARGDSQDIQLLPSFRHYQPRVVAVIGPDSTRLALTTAAVLGVFLIPEISYEASLETLSLKRYYPSFLRTIPSDRQQVNAIFLLLQRFGWTWVALLGSNNAYGRDGLDTLNKMLAASEVCVAYRGIIPLNQDSNSPELHNLARILTEVKVNVTVVFATKGSARAFFEVVVQRNVTGMVWVGSEDWSLAQTIWQVPGIQGIGSVIGMSVEKTEPMMLERFKSWKAAEESAAAECAGSMGADGEMEGSAQLECTQRCTGCHLLATAPDAYDAQASFNVYSAVYAVAHGLHDLLGCASGACSNATVYPWQLLQKIKQVNFTLYNSRISFDANGDIRKGYNIIMWNWSGTNWAFDVIGKFSINPDRLSIDQGRMLWHTKDHQAPTSICSQACQPGEKRLQQSRHRCCFSCVACPAGTFLNRSDLYSCQSCRLDEWAPPRSEVCFSRTVEFLSWSEPISLVLLTTTILLLVLMAGLAVLFAMNASTPVAKSAGGKMCFLMLGALACTCSSLLCYIGEPTRPKYLLRLSVFAISFTLFLSCVATRSFQIICIFKLNARWPALYEAWVRRRGPVLFVATTTAAQAVLCLAMEAANPSVPHRDYSSLAERVLLECGPSTAVNETTAIGYTVLLSACCFILSYAGKDLPASYNEAKCLTCALLLHLTCSAAIFCTQRAFRGRNEAIVRALGVLCTLASLLGGYFLPKAFIILLRPHLNTNEHFQMAIQRYTRRLADS